aaaaaaaaaaaaaaaaaaaaaaaaaaaaaaaaaattaaattattcaacaggaatttgataatgaaaagaGTGCAAGAGATGCCATTGAAGAAATGCACGATTCAATTGTTGACGGTGAAAAGATTCTTGTAGAGAAATCACACAGTGGTAAAAAACATCCAGATGAATGTTTCATTTGCAGAGGTCGTGGCCATTGGGCTCGTAGTTGTCCAAAAGGTGGAAGGTATGTAATTTTATTCTCTCATAAATTTTTccgggtttttttttttatttttttttattttttttttttttttttcaattttggggaatttttatttttagaggAATCAAtaactttttgttttttattttgtttggACCAAATAATTGGCAtctcaataaataataagtaataaataataataaataataaataataaataataaataataaataataaataataataaatataaataataatagtaataatagtaataataataataataataatttttttaaaaaaaaaaaaaaaaaaaaaaaaaaaaaaaaaaaaatttgttccAAATATGCGCATGCCATCAGTACATTGGATACCAGAAAGAAAAATGGGCATAATCAGTAATTGCAATTTGTGAATATTTCTTGGAGCCAGTAACCAGTTTTGGCAGTAGTGTTGGAAGTAAGGCGTGACCTTGATGTGACACAGTTCCACTACGTTAGATAGCCATCGGTATctgtttgttttgtttttgtttttgattgtGCCGAGTCTCGGGGTTGCCACAAGAGTTGTGTTGTGCGGCGGCGATGATGTTGTAATGTTGTAATATTGAAGAGTGGTAAAAGGGGTGAATTTGTGGTATGACGACGACGATAATAGCATTGGATGACGACGATGATAATAGCTACAATGATGACGATGAGCAATGCAGCGGCTATGTATGtgattatttgttgttgccATTCCCCCCAAAGTACAGGATATGTTCCTCCTCTCCCCAAATTTGTTTTAGAATAACGGTAAATACGATCACACCTCACAAATACTAATATCTCTTTctttcaaacttttttttttttattattttgtattttttttttttaaataataaagaggTAGAGATGGTAGAGATAGAGATTATAGAGATAATAGAGACAGAGATAGGgatagagaaagagaaagagaaggTCATTTAAGAAACAGAACTTGTTTCACATGCAATGGTGTTGGTCACATTGCAAAGGATTGTCCAAAATCAAACAGACGTTACAATccatacaacaacaataacaacaataacaatggtAGAAATAGAGATAGAAGTTATTCTCGTTCAAGATCAAGATCACCAAGATACAGAAGCAATGGTGGAAACAGATATAGAGATAGAAGTAGAGATAGAAGTAGAGATAGAAGTGGTGATAGAAGAGGTGGAAGTGACAGAAGAAGTGGTAGAGATAGAAGTACCGAAAGAAGAAGAGAAAGAagtaaatcaaatgaaagaagaagagaaagagaaGGTAACAATAGTCCAcgttaaattgattttaccTTTGATTACtctttattgaaaaataaataacaaaaaaccaaaaacaatAACTCTCCCAATTTATCTCTTATCAATTCTCTCAATCATCTCTCTCTCTTTCaacataataaataataataataataataataataacctttttttaatccacattatttaattttcctcatcaattattttttattccctacattaaaatataaaaatataaataaaattaaaacaaataaattaataaataaataaataaaaaaaaaaaaataaaaaaaaaaaaatttgtgtCATTTCATTATATATTTGTTTGAAATGTTTATTGGTGCAGTTTAAAATGGAAAGgtggctttttttttttttttttatttatttattaatgtttATTTGAGTaagagataaaaaaaaaaagttttatttaaatgtatGAGACACAtgtgaaaataaaagataacaAGAagtcatttttttaatctggaaaatgaaaaaatcgcaatatttattattttttttttttttttaaaaatttttttttttgatttttatttttattttgctCAATATTcacactaaaaaaaaaaataaaaataaaataaaaataaatataaataaaaataaataataaataataaatagcaATGGATGAGTTAACACAAGCAAATACATTAGCTATTGATGAAGATTTGGTAGATAGTGTTAATAGTGTTAAAGGATGgggaattttaaaatcattaaaccCTTCATACCCTGATATTTCATTGGTTGAAAATGTAATTACATTTGGTAGATTAAAAGATTCAACAGTTCATTATAATGATAAGTCTATATCAGGATCGTATGTATTCATTTtaagtatatatatatatatatatatatatatatataaatatatatataataaataaatatcgttttttttttttttttttttttctcaccCATACActttttactaattttttatttttttttttatttttttttttttttgaaataaaagaCATTGTAAAATAACAAGAGAaagtaatgatgatgatggagTAGTTATTGCATTTATTTATGATAATAGTACAAATGGTACATTTATagataatattaaagttGGTAAAGGAAGTAGATGTTTATTAGCTTCTGGTCAAGAAATTAGTTTAACACCACAAAAACAATTAGgtatgtttttaatttatttattatatatatattattattattattatttttaatatttatttatctctatataaaatatatatagaaaaaattgcatatatttttcaaacaGTTGAAAAAGAGATTGAAGATGGTGGaccatcaaataaatattttattggtGAAATGTTAGGACAAGGTAATTTTGCAACGGTTAAATTAGCAGTTGAGAGAACAACAGGTGTAAAATATGCAGTTAAAATTGtagataaaaagaaatacttTATGAATAGTAGTGCTAGAAAAGATTCATTAATGGATGAGGTCAATATATTAAGAGGATTATCACATCCaaatataattcaaatcattgaagtatttgaaaatgaaaaagtatTATCATTGATTTTAGAGTTGGTAGAGTGTGGTGAACTTTTAAATGACATCGTCTCAAATCTATTCTACACTGAAGATAAAGCAAAAACCCTATTCCGACAAATAGTTGATGGCGTTTTGTATCTTCACAATAAAGGTATCGCTCATAGAGATTTAAAACCAGAGAATATCCTTTTGAAACATAAAAATTTCAACCAAAATGATGCTATCAAATTAACCGATTTCGGTCTATCAAGAACGGTTAGTGATGGTAGTTTTATGAAAACTATGTGTGGTACCCCACAATATCTAGCACCtggtaagtttttttaaaaataataatataaaatgtcATGAAGttgtatttaatatttatttatttattttttattgtttttttttagaaattttaacTAGTTCAGGTGGACATAATGGTTATGGTTTAGAAGTTGATTGTTGGAGTATGGGTGCAATTCTTTATATTATGCTTTGTGGTTATCCACCATTTGATGATTCAAGAGAGGTTTCAATTTTTGAACAAATTAGAAATGCAAAATTCGAATTTGACCCAGAGGATTGGTCATCAGTTTCTGAAGAGgcaaaagatttaattaaaagattattatgTGTTGATCCACATAAACGTTATAcatgtaataatattattcagCATCCTTGGTTTAATCctgtaaatatttaatttattatttatatcatattatttatatttatactaattttaattttaattttcatccAAAAGAATGTAAAATTATCAACACTTttagaagaagatgaaaGATTAAGAAAAAAAGCAGAAGCAGAAGTagaagcaaataataataatacaaataaaagtaatagtCCAAAAATGTtgggaaaaagaaaatcagaGGATGGCAATTGTagtgatagtaataataataataatagcggAAGTAAAAgtttatcatcaattaaatcaaatacaaCAATGTTAGATTGTGAtgaaaaaagtaataataataataataatggccataaaaaatctaaaagcGATCCAAcatcaaataattctttattcaataatgataataacaataataataataataataataataataataataataataataataataataataataataataataataataataataataataataataataataataataataataataataataataataataataataataataataataatagtaatgatacCACAGATTCAGATACAGATGATGAAACAATTTCACTACCAGTGATAactaaaaattcaaaatcaatgtCAAACcttcaaaatcatttaaataataataaaataaatagcGATGATGAGAGTGAAACCTccacaaataataataataataataataataataataataataataataataataataataataataataataataataaaccaagtacaataaataataattttccaGTTCCATTCCCTAAATCACCAACAAAGAATAGCCCTAATGCTTCTCCACCAATAAAACCTcaaaatagtagtaataataatagtggtttGGCTGGAATCGATAAACCTGTATGTTATTAGttgaattca
This region of Dictyostelium discoideum AX4 chromosome 3 chromosome, whole genome shotgun sequence genomic DNA includes:
- the fhkE gene encoding FHA domain-containing protein, encoding MDELTQANTLAIDEDLVDSVNSVKGWGILKSLNPSYPDISLVENVITFGRLKDSTVHYNDKSISGSHCKITRESNDDDGVVIAFIYDNSTNGTFIDNIKVGKGSRCLLASGQEISLTPQKQLEKIAYIFQTVEKEIEDGGPSNKYFIGEMLGQGNFATVKLAVERTTGVKYAVKIVDKKKYFMNSSARKDSLMDEVNILRGLSHPNIIQIIEVFENEKVLSLILELVECGELLNDIVSNLFYTEDKAKTLFRQIVDGVLYLHNKGIAHRDLKPENILLKHKNFNQNDAIKLTDFGLSRTVSDGSFMKTMCGTPQYLAPEILTSSGGHNGYGLEVDCWSMGAILYIMLCGYPPFDDSREVSIFEQIRNAKFEFDPEDWSSVSEEAKDLIKRLLCVDPHKRYTCNNIIQHPWFNPNVKLSTLLEEDERLRKKAEAEVEANNNNTNKSNSPKMLGKRKSEDGNCSDSNNNNNSGSKSLSSIKSNTTMLDCDEKSNNNNNNGHKKSKSDPTSNNSLFNNDNNNNNNNNNNNNNNNNNNNNNNNNNNNNNNNNNNNNNNNNNNNNNNNNNNNSNDTTDSDTDDETISLPVITKNSKSMSNLQNHLNNNKINSDDESETSTNNNNNNNNNNNNNNNNNNNNNNNNKPSTINNNFPVPFPKSPTKNSPNASPPIKPQNSSNNNSGLAGIDKPKCQYDPNCYRKNPQHLRDFYHTVSSNK